The Nitrospirota bacterium genome contains the following window.
CGCGTTACATTTTGCAGGAGATAAAAATAAAATGAAGATTTCGGACTGGCTGGATGAAAAGGAAGCAGAGAACGTGGATGTATCTCAGATCGCATTGCCTGCAGATATGTCCTATGATGAAGCCCCCGAGGAAACTATTTATTTTAAAGAGATCAAACCCTGTGGAATTCTGTGTACAGACAATCATCCCTTTTCTACGGTCGAACGCTTTGGACACTGGTATTACGCTAGAGGTCAGGACAAGAAGGCGGGTATTCATTCATCGAACATGAAGTGGAGGCTGTTTACCAGGGATAAAGATTTAGCTCTCCAAACGGCAAAAGCACACATCGAATAGCGTATCAGGGTCACCCTATTTGGAGGCACCGTGGGCACTGCACGAGACGAGCATATGCTGGAGCATCAACGAACGCGGGTGATGCTTGCCGTAAAGACCTGACCCTCCATCCTCCCCTTATCATCTATCAAGGATCTCCCGCACCTTTTTGAGCAGCTCCTGCGGTGAAATCGGTTTATTCACGTAGAAGTCAGCGCCTCCAATCAGTCCTTTCTGCTGCATGCTGTCCAGAGGATAGCCGCTCTGGAAAAGGATCTTTGCCTGGGGGCGTATCTTTTTGATCGCATCCGCGGCCTCTCTGCCGTTCATCCTGGGCATGATAATATCGAGGATCACCATGTCGATTTTGTCGCGGTTCTCCTGGAACGTGCGCAGGGCAACTTCCCCGTCTTCGGCAGTAAGGACCCGGTACCCGAACTCCGTCAGAACAGAGAAGACAAGCTCCCGAAGCGGCCTGTCGTCTTCGGCCACCAGGATCGTTTCTGAACCGCCTTTCACCTCGCGATCGGGCTCCAGGGGCGCCGCAGCCTTCGCCGTTGCCTCGATCATCGGCAGATAGACCTTGAAGGTCGAGCCCCTGCCGGGTTCGCTGTACACATTGATATAGCCGTTGTGCTGTTTGATCACTCCATAGGCAATGGCGAGGCCCAGCCCCGTGCCCTTGCCGACCTCCTTTGTCGTAAAGAAGGGCTCAAATATCTTCTTGAGCGTTTTCGCATCGATGCCGCTGCCGTTGTCCGTTACGGAGAGCACCGCATAGGTTCCTTTCTTGCCGTATCCATGGGCCCTGATGAACTGCTCGTCCAGTTCGAACCTCTCTGTCGAGATGCTGAGGGCGCCGCCCTTCGGCATGGCATCCCGGGCATTCGTTGCCAGGTTCATGAGGATCTGCTCGATCTGTCCGCTGTCCCCGAGAACGGACAGCTCTTTCCCGGAGAGATGGACCTCGAGGCTGATGTCCTCCCCGATGATCCTCCCGAGCAGCTCCTGCACCCTCTGAACGACGTCGTTCAGGTTGACGGGCGTCATCCTGATAATCTGCTTCCTGCTGAAGGCGAGGAGGCCCCGCGTCAATTGCGCGGCCCTGTTTGCCGCCGCGAGGATCTGGTCGATATTCGACCGGAGAGGATCGTCTTTCTTTATTTTCATCTGGAGCAGGCTGCCGTATCCGATGACCGCCGAAAGGATGTTGTTGAAGTCATGCGCGATGCCGCCCGCAAGGGTGCCGACGGCCTCCATCTTCTGGGCCTGGCGGAGCTGGCCCTCGAGCGCCTTCTTTTCCGTGACATCGCTTATCGTCTCGATGGCCGATACGATGTTCCCCGCGCCGTCAAAAAGCGGATAGGCCTTGGTTTCCACGAACATGCGCCCTTGCTCGGCATTTTCGTGTATATGCAGGGCGGCATGGGGTTTTCCCGTTTCGAAGGCGCGCCTGATCGAGCAGTCCGCTTCGACCGCATAACAGGGATTGTTCACATGCCTGGTCAGCTCGT
Protein-coding sequences here:
- a CDS encoding ATP-binding protein, with translation MNWLMPATLASLTGSLLLSLVYFYLYTQDRQRYLAVWCTSWFLYSLRFCFLILALLFGKNKVFDIAYHELALVSGLLLIWGVSLFLGRGTSKVWFLSAALLAVWIPAAILGGFSFVSLTFPTFAFLAIVYIWAGTVFLRSPDLRGVGKYVIGWALIIWGIHKADYPLLREVAWFAPWGYSFGESLALTLAIGLLLIYFERVKAELLVNQGKLEQSEKFIHNILETVDEGFIVVDRDMRIQSANKAYLTTVGMTLENVVGRHCYELTRHVNNPCYAVEADCSIRRAFETGKPHAALHIHENAEQGRMFVETKAYPLFDGAGNIVSAIETISDVTEKKALEGQLRQAQKMEAVGTLAGGIAHDFNNILSAVIGYGSLLQMKIKKDDPLRSNIDQILAAANRAAQLTRGLLAFSRKQIIRMTPVNLNDVVQRVQELLGRIIGEDISLEVHLSGKELSVLGDSGQIEQILMNLATNARDAMPKGGALSISTERFELDEQFIRAHGYGKKGTYAVLSVTDNGSGIDAKTLKKIFEPFFTTKEVGKGTGLGLAIAYGVIKQHNGYINVYSEPGRGSTFKVYLPMIEATAKAAAPLEPDREVKGGSETILVAEDDRPLRELVFSVLTEFGYRVLTAEDGEVALRTFQENRDKIDMVILDIIMPRMNGREAADAIKKIRPQAKILFQSGYPLDSMQQKGLIGGADFYVNKPISPQELLKKVREILDR